The following coding sequences are from one Verrucosispora sp. WMMD573 window:
- the lspA gene encoding signal peptidase II, with the protein MSAAPPAGSGTTGSGTATRSRRRAVTVLLSLAVFALAVDLLTKHLSLQELSDREPVRLLGGALYLSLTRNSGAAWSLGKDYTFIFPIIAIGVLGWIAWMARTLRSVPWAVALGLVVGGVVGNLLDRIFRAPGWFVGHVVDMFSVFDPYGRVFPIFNVADSALVCGVLLAVGLEFTGRQRDGTRALSDERRSDTDREDPPAGDGTADRQPAGAGDQGDTDGGRRERA; encoded by the coding sequence ATGAGCGCAGCACCGCCCGCTGGATCCGGCACCACCGGGTCGGGCACCGCCACGAGATCGCGGCGCCGAGCCGTCACGGTCCTCCTCTCGCTTGCGGTCTTCGCGTTGGCCGTCGATCTGTTGACCAAGCACCTGTCCCTCCAGGAACTCAGCGATCGCGAGCCGGTGCGACTGCTGGGCGGGGCTCTCTACCTGTCGCTGACCCGCAACAGCGGGGCCGCGTGGAGCCTGGGCAAGGACTACACCTTCATCTTTCCGATCATCGCCATCGGGGTGCTGGGCTGGATCGCCTGGATGGCGCGGACGTTGCGCTCGGTGCCGTGGGCGGTCGCGCTGGGCCTGGTGGTCGGTGGCGTCGTCGGCAATCTGCTCGACCGGATCTTCCGGGCGCCGGGCTGGTTCGTCGGGCACGTGGTCGACATGTTCAGCGTCTTCGACCCGTACGGTCGGGTCTTCCCGATCTTCAATGTCGCCGACAGCGCCCTGGTCTGCGGTGTGCTGCTCGCCGTCGGGCTGGAGTTCACCGGACGCCAGCGCGACGGTACCCGGGCGCTGTCCGACGAGCGGCGCAGTGACACCGACCGGGAGGACCCACCGGCCGGGGACGGCACCGCCGACCGGCAGCCCGCCGGGGCCGGCGACCAGGGCGACACCGACGGCGGACGGCGGGAGCGGGCGTGA
- a CDS encoding TraR/DksA C4-type zinc finger protein yields the protein MAKPADTRTAGRKPAAKSTRSAAETEKIRAALAARHDELRAEYDQTLSEITELQRDRLTDSAGDDQADTGTKTFEREQEISLANSILERITQVERALERLDEGGYGWCERCGNPIPVERLAAFPSATLCVTCKQLEERR from the coding sequence ATGGCCAAGCCAGCCGACACCAGGACCGCAGGCCGCAAGCCTGCGGCGAAGTCCACCCGCAGCGCCGCGGAGACCGAGAAGATCCGAGCCGCGTTGGCGGCCCGGCACGACGAACTGCGAGCCGAGTACGATCAGACGCTGAGCGAGATCACCGAGCTGCAGCGCGACCGCCTCACCGACTCGGCCGGGGACGACCAGGCCGACACCGGCACCAAGACGTTCGAGCGGGAGCAGGAGATCTCCCTCGCCAACAGCATCCTGGAACGGATCACGCAGGTCGAGCGCGCCCTGGAGCGTCTCGATGAGGGTGGCTACGGCTGGTGCGAACGATGCGGCAACCCCATCCCGGTGGAGCGGCTGGCTGCGTTCCCGTCGGCCACTCTCTGCGTGACCTGCAAGCAGCTGGAGGAGCGGCGCTGA
- a CDS encoding DUF167 domain-containing protein, with amino-acid sequence MDETLVVAVRVKPGASRARVGGRFDGPHGPALVIAVHPPAADGRATEAARRALAAALGVRPATVSLRTGAASRDKLFLVTPSGPDLIGRLGRLRDGVEPAG; translated from the coding sequence TTGGACGAGACGCTTGTCGTCGCCGTACGGGTGAAACCGGGCGCCTCCCGGGCCCGCGTGGGTGGCCGGTTCGACGGTCCGCACGGGCCCGCTCTCGTCATCGCGGTACATCCGCCGGCGGCTGACGGCCGGGCCACCGAGGCCGCCCGTCGTGCGCTGGCCGCTGCGCTCGGGGTTCGGCCGGCCACCGTGTCGCTGCGCACCGGCGCGGCGAGTAGGGACAAGCTCTTCCTGGTCACGCCGTCCGGGCCGGATCTGATCGGCCGGCTGGGTCGGTTGCGGGACGGGGTGGAACCGGCCGGCTGA
- a CDS encoding DivIVA domain-containing protein — MPLTPADVHNVAFKKPPIGKRGYDEEEVDAFLDEVERELARLIEENNELRAQVERGGRGGAPAGPGGDARLAAELNDVKAQLDRVQRDKAAAEQAARAMQAELEQVRSVGVGGAAAGPDGEQQALRVLMMAQRTADDHVSDARREADQLLSEARSKAEEVTREARAKADALERDARQRHQEAMGGLDAKRTALQKHIEELKQFEREYRTRLKAYLESQLRDLDGRGQGLEAEMTRGEGARAAGNGLAAAGLAGSYGGGRSGALEAGR; from the coding sequence ATGCCGCTGACCCCGGCCGACGTACACAACGTCGCCTTCAAGAAGCCGCCGATCGGCAAGCGGGGCTACGACGAGGAGGAGGTCGACGCCTTCCTGGACGAGGTCGAGCGCGAACTCGCCCGTCTGATCGAGGAGAACAACGAACTGCGCGCCCAGGTGGAGCGCGGTGGGCGGGGCGGTGCCCCGGCCGGCCCCGGCGGCGACGCCCGCCTGGCGGCCGAGCTGAACGACGTCAAGGCCCAGCTCGACCGGGTCCAGCGCGACAAGGCCGCCGCCGAGCAGGCCGCCCGCGCCATGCAGGCCGAGCTGGAGCAGGTCCGCTCCGTCGGTGTCGGCGGCGCCGCGGCCGGCCCCGACGGCGAGCAGCAGGCGCTGCGGGTGCTCATGATGGCCCAGCGCACCGCCGACGACCACGTCTCCGACGCTCGCCGCGAGGCCGACCAGCTGCTCTCCGAGGCCCGTTCCAAGGCCGAGGAGGTCACCCGCGAGGCCCGGGCCAAGGCGGACGCGCTGGAGCGCGACGCTCGGCAGCGGCACCAGGAGGCCATGGGCGGCCTGGACGCCAAGCGCACCGCGTTGCAGAAGCACATCGAGGAGCTCAAGCAGTTCGAGCGGGAGTACCGCACCCGGCTCAAGGCGTACCTGGAGAGCCAGCTGCGCGACCTCGACGGCCGCGGTCAGGGCCTGGAGGCCGAGATGACCCGCGGCGAGGGTGCCCGGGCCGCCGGCAACGGACTCGCTGCGGCGGGTCTCGCCGGTTCCTACGGCGGGGGCCGCTCCGGCGCGCTTGAGGCCGGTCGCTGA
- a CDS encoding YggT family protein gives MLSILLQVLYLTTYVFLIVLLARFVLSAVLQYGRRWQPGRGASAGLESVWSVTDPPLRALRRVIPPLRIGTVSIDLASLVLLVILFVLMRFVLEPAIIRTA, from the coding sequence GTGTTGTCGATCTTGTTGCAGGTCCTCTACCTGACCACGTATGTCTTTCTGATCGTTCTTCTGGCCCGTTTCGTACTCAGCGCGGTGTTGCAGTACGGCCGACGCTGGCAGCCCGGTCGGGGAGCGTCAGCCGGACTGGAATCCGTGTGGAGCGTCACTGATCCCCCGCTCCGGGCGTTGAGGCGTGTGATCCCTCCGCTGCGAATTGGTACCGTGAGCATCGACCTGGCCTCCCTTGTGCTCCTGGTTATCCTGTTCGTGCTGATGAGGTTTGTGTTAGAGCCGGCGATCATCAGGACCGCCTGA
- a CDS encoding cell division protein SepF, which produces MGALRKAGVWLGLVEEDDERAYDDGGYDKGGYRESRYRQSRYAEEFADEEEEPEEPPAPRPRLGDRGRLSERQGRLGEAERLESERPERAERAERSSVRSITRSTGEPSGALTYHTRDNLALAPQVQPRERPLMAEEEQRYQITTLHPTTYREARTIGEHFRDGVPVIINLTEMDEADARRLVDFAAGLAFGLRGTIERVTNRVFLLSPANVQVTAEDKAKIAEGGFFSLS; this is translated from the coding sequence ATGGGTGCACTGCGCAAGGCGGGGGTCTGGCTCGGACTGGTCGAAGAGGACGACGAGCGGGCCTACGACGACGGTGGCTACGACAAGGGTGGCTACCGGGAGTCGCGCTACCGGCAGAGCCGGTACGCCGAGGAGTTCGCCGACGAGGAGGAGGAGCCGGAGGAGCCGCCGGCGCCGCGTCCACGGTTGGGTGACCGTGGGCGGCTGAGCGAGCGACAGGGTCGGCTGGGCGAGGCCGAGCGGCTGGAGTCCGAGCGCCCGGAGCGGGCCGAGCGGGCCGAGCGGTCCAGTGTCCGGTCGATCACCCGGTCGACCGGCGAGCCGTCCGGCGCGCTGACCTACCACACCCGGGACAATCTCGCCCTGGCACCACAGGTGCAGCCGCGTGAGCGCCCGCTGATGGCCGAGGAGGAGCAGCGTTACCAGATCACCACGTTGCACCCGACCACCTATCGCGAGGCGCGGACGATCGGCGAGCACTTCCGCGACGGGGTGCCGGTGATCATCAACCTCACCGAAATGGACGAGGCGGATGCCCGCCGTCTGGTGGACTTCGCCGCCGGGCTGGCCTTCGGGCTGCGCGGTACGATCGAGCGCGTGACCAACCGGGTGTTCCTGCTCTCACCGGCCAATGTCCAGGTCACCGCGGAGGACAAGGCCAAGATCGCTGAGGGCGGGTTCTTCAGCCTGAGTTGA
- a CDS encoding YggS family pyridoxal phosphate-dependent enzyme, translating to MTDSQAPVRADRRAEIAAGLARVRSRIADACAAAGRDRAEVTMIAITKTYPASDVVTLVGLGVTDVGENRDQEAATKAAQVAAAGVAPRWHFVGRLQRNKVKSVLRYADVVQSVDSVRLASALDAGVTTIDRDRPLDVLVQVSIDGDAARGGAVPDSADPDVGLGAVTEAVATARGLRLAGLMAVAPLGWEPARAFARLATVAALVRADHPQATELSAGMSGDLEAAIGHGATHVRVGSALLGMRPTLR from the coding sequence ATGACCGACAGTCAAGCCCCGGTGAGAGCCGACCGGCGCGCGGAGATCGCCGCCGGGCTCGCCCGCGTACGCTCCCGCATCGCCGACGCCTGCGCGGCCGCAGGCCGGGACCGGGCGGAAGTGACCATGATCGCGATCACCAAGACCTACCCGGCGTCCGATGTGGTGACACTTGTCGGTCTCGGCGTGACCGACGTGGGGGAGAACCGCGACCAGGAGGCGGCGACCAAGGCGGCGCAGGTCGCCGCCGCCGGGGTCGCTCCGCGCTGGCATTTCGTCGGCCGGTTGCAACGCAACAAGGTCAAGTCGGTGCTGCGGTACGCGGACGTGGTCCAGTCCGTCGACAGCGTCCGCTTGGCGTCCGCGTTGGACGCCGGCGTCACCACCATCGACCGGGACCGGCCGTTGGACGTGCTGGTGCAGGTCAGCATCGACGGTGATGCGGCGCGGGGCGGTGCCGTGCCGGACTCGGCCGATCCGGACGTGGGCCTCGGGGCCGTCACCGAGGCGGTCGCCACCGCCCGTGGGCTGCGGCTGGCTGGCCTGATGGCGGTGGCACCGCTGGGCTGGGAGCCGGCGCGCGCCTTCGCCCGGCTGGCTACCGTCGCGGCGCTGGTGCGGGCGGACCATCCGCAGGCCACCGAGCTTTCCGCCGGCATGAGTGGCGACCTGGAGGCGGCGATCGGTCACGGCGCGACACATGTCCGCGTCGGCAGCGCGTTGCTCGGAATGCGTCCCACGCTGCGGTAG
- the ftsZ gene encoding cell division protein FtsZ yields MTPPHNYLAVIKVVGIGGGGVNAVNRMIEVGLKGVEFIAINTDAQALLMSDADVKLDVGRELTRGLGAGANPDVGKNAAEDHRDEIEEVLKGADMVFVTCGEGGGTGTGGAPVVANIARKLGALTIGVVTRPFSFEGKRRQVQAEAGIDELRNQCDTLIVIPNDRLLALGDRNISMMDAFRTADQVLLSGVQGITDLITTPGLINLDFADVKSVMSGAGSALMGIGSARGENRAVEAAEAAISSPLLEQSMDGARGVLLSIAGGSDLGLFEINDAAQLVTDAAHPDANIIFGAVIDDALGDEVRVTVIAAGFDGGTPAYKAAEPARKTNQNQPAQPSTPILPSPATPTAPQSPRRVLFDDVDVPDFLKNGS; encoded by the coding sequence ATGACACCTCCGCACAACTACCTGGCGGTCATCAAGGTCGTCGGCATCGGGGGTGGCGGCGTCAACGCCGTCAACCGGATGATCGAGGTTGGGCTCAAGGGCGTCGAGTTCATCGCGATCAACACCGACGCGCAGGCGTTGCTGATGAGCGACGCCGACGTCAAGCTCGATGTCGGCCGCGAGCTGACCCGGGGGCTGGGCGCCGGCGCCAACCCGGACGTCGGCAAGAACGCCGCCGAGGACCACCGCGACGAGATCGAGGAGGTCCTCAAGGGGGCCGACATGGTCTTCGTGACCTGCGGTGAGGGTGGCGGCACCGGGACCGGCGGGGCGCCCGTGGTGGCGAACATCGCCCGCAAGCTCGGCGCGCTGACCATCGGTGTGGTCACCCGCCCGTTCTCCTTCGAGGGCAAGCGCCGCCAGGTGCAGGCCGAGGCCGGCATCGACGAGCTGCGTAACCAGTGCGACACCCTGATCGTCATTCCCAACGACCGGCTGCTGGCGCTCGGTGACCGCAACATCAGCATGATGGACGCGTTCCGGACGGCCGACCAGGTGCTGCTCTCCGGTGTGCAGGGCATCACCGATCTGATCACCACGCCGGGTCTGATCAACCTGGACTTCGCCGATGTCAAGAGCGTGATGAGCGGCGCGGGCAGCGCGCTGATGGGCATCGGTAGCGCCCGAGGCGAGAACCGCGCGGTGGAGGCCGCCGAGGCCGCCATCTCCAGCCCGCTGCTGGAGCAGAGCATGGACGGTGCCCGTGGCGTGCTGCTCTCCATCGCCGGTGGTTCCGACCTCGGCCTGTTCGAGATCAACGACGCGGCCCAACTGGTCACCGACGCGGCGCACCCGGACGCGAACATCATCTTCGGCGCGGTCATCGACGACGCGCTCGGCGACGAGGTGCGGGTCACCGTGATCGCGGCGGGCTTCGACGGTGGCACCCCGGCGTACAAGGCGGCCGAGCCGGCCCGCAAGACCAATCAGAACCAGCCGGCCCAGCCGAGCACTCCGATTCTGCCGTCGCCGGCCACGCCGACCGCGCCGCAGTCGCCGCGCCGGGTGCTCTTCGACGACGTGGATGTGCCCGACTTCCTGAAGAACGGGTCCTGA
- a CDS encoding FtsQ-type POTRA domain-containing protein, protein MDGGAGRRPVRRWQLVRAGSDAVPASTRRFMARARRRRMRAALPWAVAGGVLAVAGLVAWTLLGTGLFGVREVRVEGADLVTAVQVRDAAGVPDGAPLARVDLAALADRIGALPPVERVTVTRDWPDALVVRLTERTGVAVVPRGEQYAVVDAAGVVFRTVPQRPDGLPLVRLATPGPDDPDTRAGLEVLGALTPELLDQLVEIRVEGLARISLRLPDDRTVFWGDATRGADKARVATALLDQDAARIDVSAPDVVTFR, encoded by the coding sequence GTGGACGGCGGCGCGGGGCGTCGCCCCGTGCGCCGCTGGCAGTTGGTACGCGCCGGCAGCGACGCGGTACCCGCCTCGACCCGGCGGTTCATGGCCCGGGCCCGGCGTCGCCGGATGCGTGCGGCGTTGCCCTGGGCGGTGGCCGGCGGTGTGCTCGCGGTGGCCGGGCTGGTGGCGTGGACGCTGCTGGGCACCGGCCTGTTCGGCGTACGCGAGGTGCGGGTGGAGGGCGCCGATCTGGTGACGGCGGTGCAGGTGCGGGACGCGGCGGGCGTGCCGGACGGTGCGCCGTTGGCCCGGGTGGACCTGGCCGCGCTGGCCGACCGGATCGGCGCCCTGCCGCCGGTGGAGCGGGTCACCGTCACCCGGGACTGGCCGGACGCGTTGGTGGTACGGCTGACCGAGCGGACGGGCGTGGCGGTGGTGCCGCGCGGGGAACAGTACGCGGTGGTGGACGCCGCCGGGGTGGTGTTCCGGACGGTGCCGCAGCGCCCGGACGGCCTGCCGCTGGTGCGGCTGGCCACGCCCGGTCCGGACGACCCGGACACCCGGGCCGGTCTGGAGGTGCTCGGTGCGCTCACCCCGGAGCTGCTCGACCAACTGGTGGAGATCCGTGTCGAGGGGTTGGCCCGGATCAGTCTGAGGTTGCCTGACGACCGTACGGTGTTCTGGGGCGACGCGACCCGGGGCGCGGACAAGGCGCGGGTGGCCACCGCGCTGCTCGACCAGGACGCGGCCCGGATCGACGTGAGCGCGCCGGATGTGGTCACCTTCCGGTGA